A region from the Onthophagus taurus isolate NC chromosome 8, IU_Otau_3.0, whole genome shotgun sequence genome encodes:
- the LOC111414214 gene encoding tax1-binding protein 3 homolog, whose product MAKMAFQHQAGTAMECLSIPITLHKEGEGDSLRCGFKIGGGIDQDYHKSPQGYTDNGIYVTEVHESSPASRSGLRVHDKILQCNGYDFTMVTHKKAVSYIKKHPVLNLLVARKGVTST is encoded by the exons ATGGCAAAAATGGCATTTCAGCACCAAGCCGGAACGGCTATGGAATGTTTAAGC atTCCAATAACTTTACACAAAGAAGGTGAAGGCGACAGCTTAAGGTGTGGTTTTAAAATTGGAGGTGGTATTGACCAGGATTATCACAAAAGTCCTCAAGGATATACTGATAAt gGTATTTATGTGACCGAAGTACATGAATCAAGTCCAGCTTCACGCAGCGGTTTGAGAGTTCAtgacaaaattttacaatgtAATGGTTATGATTTTACAATGGTTACTCATAAGAAAGCTGttagttatattaaaaaacatcctgttctaaatttattagttGCACGTAAAGGTGTAACTTCCacataa